CATGATTGCGTCGCCACGCGCGCCGAGGACTGCGGCATACATGGCGCAATCGGCAAGCGCCATCATCGCCGGTCCGGCGATGGTTCCGCCGGGCCGTACAAAATCCTTCCGAAAGGGCAAACGGATCGTCGCCTTCCCCTCGCCGATCGCTTCGGCCGAAAAGCCCAACCAGCGCGCGAGCGGCAGATCCCGTTCGACGAGGGCATTGAATTCCCGAACGGTCATCTTATCCGCTGTCATCTCGTGAACCGGCATCTTGTCCATCTCGACACTCCCCAAGAAGTCGCCAAGCCGCACTCGATGGGCGGCCACGACACGCAGCCACCAGGGGCGTTGAAAAGCGGTCTTTTTTGACGTTTACGTAAAGGTAATGATAGGCTTCCCATGCGGTGGCGGCAATAGGGGATGCTCGTGTGGCGAATCCGAAATTCGCCACATTAGGGGGCGGGACCGTGAGCGAATTTCGGATTCAAAGCCGCACTAGTAATATGTTGTATCTCGTGTGATCTTCGGATTTGAGGTTCCTGAACGCGGATGCCATCAAGATGCTTGGAACTTCAAATCCACCACACTAGGGGGCTGTCCCATAAATCAATGGATGGTCCGCGATGGATAAATAGCACCGATTGCGCAGACTGGCGACAATGTGCCTGTGACCCACTGCGGAGGTCGGAAGCGATTTAACTCGACATTTGCAGCGTATTGCACCAGCTCAGCGCCTTCGGCTTGCTTAGACTCCGCTCATACCAATGAATCTTACGTGCGCCTTATGGACATTACGAGCACACTTTGGCACACTGAAGAGTAGTGTCGTTTTAGGCGACTCTTGCAAAAGTCGAATCGCCGGCAAGCGCTGCCAGAGACCTCGACGGGGGATTGCATGTGTCCGCCTTGCTCGCGAATCCCGCTCGCGATGCTCGCGCTGACGGTCGCATGTTGCGTTACCGGCATTGCCGACGCGCAAGAGAATGCGAC
The DNA window shown above is from Alphaproteobacteria bacterium and carries:
- a CDS encoding PaaI family thioesterase — translated: MDKMPVHEMTADKMTVREFNALVERDLPLARWLGFSAEAIGEGKATIRLPFRKDFVRPGGTIAGPAMMALADCAMYAAVLGARGDAIMAVTSNLSIHFLRAPKPVDMVAEAELLRMGRRLAVVEVTLYSAGDEKPVAHIAGTYALPSQASGEGFAVP